Within the Candidatus Binatia bacterium genome, the region GGCGGCGATTGCCTGCCGCAATTCCGGGATCGTCATTTCGCTCGGGTCCTTCTCGCGTGGGCGCAGATTGGCCAGCGCCGTGTTCAGGTCGAGGGTGATATCATAGAGGCTGAAGTCTGTACGATGGTAACTCTGGTCGTTCGGGTAAAAGGCGTGGATGCTGCCATCCAGGAGACGTAACGTGAGCACGTGCAGGCCTTCGTTGGGGACGAGGATGCCGATTCTGCCGAATACAGTATTTCGCTGCGCGCTATCTCGGGTGTCGGAAATCAGAATGCCATGCAGCGTGTTCCCCGGTGGCTCGATATGGTCGACGTAGATAACCAGGCCCGAGAAGTCATCGTTGAACACTTTCTCCTTGATGCCGGCGCTGGCCCGTGTCTTGGCGATCTCGTATAACCCACTGTGCAAGAGGCTGTTCCCCCACGGCCGCGCATACAATGACAAGCCAAGTGCGACGACGTAGATGACCGCGGCGAAGGATGCCACTGGACGCAAGAGCTGATAGAGGCTGATGCCAGAGGTCTTGAGCGCGATGATCTCACTGTCGGACGACAGCCGGCCGAAGGCGACGAGAACGCCGAGGAGTAAGGCCATCGGCACCGTCACTTCGAGGAAGACGGGTAGGATGTATGAGAAGAGTTTGAGCACCTCGAGCAGCGGGATGCCGCGGTTGACCACCATTTCGACCAGCTTGAGAATCCGTGCAACCAG harbors:
- the lptF gene encoding LPS export ABC transporter permease LptF; this translates as MEAVHSAFSRRQEAPSIYNISPFHYHHASVRTINHYVLREISVPFGLGLAVFTLILLVARILKLVEMVVNRGIPLLEVLKLFSYILPVFLEVTVPMALLLGVLVAFGRLSSDSEIIALKTSGISLYQLLRPVASFAAVIYVVALGLSLYARPWGNSLLHSGLYEIAKTRASAGIKEKVFNDDFSGLVIYVDHIEPPGNTLHGILISDTRDSAQRNTVFGRIGILVPNEGLHVLTLRLLDGSIHAFYPNDQSYHRTDFSLYDITLDLNTALANLRPREKDPSEMTIPELRQAIAAKRLAGQPAFSEAVELHRKFSIPFACLAFAAIGIPLGIQPSRAVRSRGFTLSLALIFLYYLLLTLGENLGERGVLPPGLAMWLPNILLTLLAVILFMRAARETGVTRPARLKRWLLALRFRFASLAGSRSR